From the Spiribacter sp. 2438 genome, one window contains:
- a CDS encoding winged helix DNA-binding protein — protein sequence MKNLPSDQPPPIVSSAHLASDEKGWELSELEYALTMSYNAFSRWMTHCMRASGQPDLNPLDILVLHNVNHRDKEKRLGDVAFMLNVEDSHTVNYSLKKLVKLELLDSRKVGKEIFYSTTDSGASLCEAYRDVRRACLLQSLEMTGTDYAEIRRIARILRTLSGVYDQASRSAASI from the coding sequence ATGAAAAATCTACCGTCCGATCAACCCCCGCCGATCGTTTCCTCGGCACACCTTGCCTCCGATGAAAAAGGCTGGGAGCTGAGTGAGCTCGAGTACGCACTCACCATGAGCTACAACGCTTTCTCCCGATGGATGACCCATTGCATGCGAGCCTCGGGGCAGCCCGATCTCAATCCCCTGGACATTCTCGTTCTGCACAACGTCAACCACCGCGACAAGGAAAAACGGTTGGGAGATGTGGCCTTCATGCTCAATGTGGAGGACAGCCACACGGTGAATTATTCACTGAAGAAACTGGTCAAGCTGGAGCTGCTGGACAGCCGCAAAGTTGGCAAGGAGATTTTCTACAGCACCACCGACAGTGGCGCGTCCCTCTGCGAGGCTTATCGGGATGTTCGACGGGCCTGTCTGCTGCAGTCGCTGGAAATGACCGGTACGGATTATGCGGAAATTCGCCGAATTGCCCGCATTCTCAGGACGTTATCCGGAGTTTATGATCAGGCGTCGAGATCCGCCGCGTCAATCTGA